In bacterium YEK0313, one genomic interval encodes:
- the mgsA gene encoding Methylglyoxal synthase, with amino-acid sequence MTVTAPSAERFLALVAHDQKKADMIAWAQRHRDRLVGRRLVATGTTGALLKREIPELDITAMKSGPLGGDQQIGALIVEDRIGLLVFLVDPLSPHPHDVDVKALTRLAILYNVPMACNLATADRLILAA; translated from the coding sequence ATGACCGTGACCGCACCGTCCGCCGAACGCTTTCTCGCGCTGGTCGCCCACGACCAGAAGAAGGCGGACATGATCGCCTGGGCCCAGCGCCATCGCGACCGGCTGGTCGGCCGGCGTCTCGTGGCGACCGGCACGACCGGCGCCCTGCTGAAGCGCGAGATCCCCGAACTCGACATCACCGCCATGAAGAGCGGGCCGCTCGGCGGCGACCAGCAGATCGGAGCGCTGATCGTCGAGGATCGGATCGGCCTGCTGGTCTTCCTCGTCGACCCCCTGTCGCCGCATCCGCACGACGTCGACGTCAAGGCGCTGACCCGCCTCGCCATCCTCTACAACGTGCCGATGGCCTGCAATCTGGCGACCGCCGACCGGCTGATCCTGGCGGCCTGA
- the tdcF_2 gene encoding Putative reactive intermediate deaminase TdcF, which translates to MERRLISTGSPFEKAAGYSRAVVQGGFVFVAGTTGYDYATMQLPDSVEDQARNCFKTIAATLAEAGASLKDVVRATYYITHAADADKVFPIFGEVFGEIRPAATLLVVAGLLKPEIKIEIEVTALMGAARG; encoded by the coding sequence ATGGAACGACGGCTCATTTCCACCGGCTCCCCCTTCGAGAAGGCGGCCGGCTATTCGCGCGCCGTGGTGCAGGGTGGCTTCGTCTTCGTCGCCGGCACGACTGGCTACGACTATGCCACCATGCAACTGCCCGACAGCGTCGAGGACCAGGCGCGCAACTGCTTCAAGACCATCGCCGCGACGCTCGCCGAGGCCGGCGCCTCGCTGAAGGACGTGGTGCGCGCGACCTACTACATCACCCATGCTGCCGATGCCGACAAGGTGTTTCCGATCTTCGGCGAGGTGTTCGGCGAGATCCGCCCGGCGGCGACGCTGCTGGTCGTGGCCGGGCTCCTGAAACCCGAGATCAAGATCGAGATCGAGGTGACGGCCCTGATGGGCGCTGCGCGCGGTTGA
- the leuD_1 gene encoding 3-isopropylmalate dehydratase small subunit has translation MQKFTTLTGVAAPMRTINVDTDMIIPKQYLKTIKRTGLGKGLFSEMRYKDDGSENPDFVLNKPAYRQAQILIAGDNFGCGSSREHAPWALLDYGIRCVISTSFADIFYNNCFKNGVLPITVSPEDLEKLFEDADRGANATLTIDLENQEIRGPDGGKLKFEIDAFRKHCMMNGLDDIGLTMVKAKAIDDFEKTTAVARPWM, from the coding sequence ATGCAGAAGTTCACCACGCTCACCGGCGTCGCCGCGCCCATGCGGACGATCAATGTCGACACCGACATGATCATCCCCAAGCAATATCTGAAGACGATCAAGCGGACGGGACTTGGCAAGGGCCTCTTCTCCGAGATGCGTTACAAGGACGACGGCTCGGAAAATCCCGATTTCGTGCTGAACAAGCCGGCCTATCGGCAGGCGCAGATCCTGATCGCCGGCGACAATTTCGGCTGCGGCTCGTCGCGCGAGCATGCCCCCTGGGCGCTGCTCGACTATGGCATCCGCTGCGTGATCTCCACCTCGTTCGCCGACATCTTCTACAACAACTGCTTCAAGAACGGCGTGCTGCCGATCACGGTCTCGCCCGAGGACCTCGAGAAGCTGTTCGAGGATGCCGATCGCGGCGCCAATGCCACACTGACCATCGACCTGGAGAACCAGGAGATCCGCGGTCCCGACGGCGGCAAGCTCAAGTTCGAGATCGACGCCTTCCGCAAGCACTGCATGATGAACGGCCTCGACGATATCGGCCTGACCATGGTCAAGGCGAAGGCGATCGACGATTTCGAGAAGACGACGGCCGTCGCCCGCCCCTGGATGTGA
- the yddG gene encoding Methyl viologen resistance protein YddG: MPREGLFRLRAFEMPSARSATFTGFGAIGLWGLLALFTTASGKVPPFQLTAMTFAIGGAIGLALVAMRPGGLGALAQPPLVWLHGVAGLFGYHALYFTALRFAPAAEANLLNYLWPLLIVVFSALLPGHRLRLHHVAGAALGLAGTALIIAGRGGLGSGFAAGHLVGYAAAIACALVWAAYSVSARLLPGVPTEAVAGFCLATAVLAGLCHLAFETTVWPVDAAEWLAVAALGLGPVGAAFYLWDRGMKRGDIQVLGAASYAAPVLSTLALVAFGFAAPTASLAVAVALIVLGSLIASRDMFRRRPA; this comes from the coding sequence GTGCCCCGTGAGGGGCTGTTTCGTTTGCGGGCTTTCGAGATGCCGTCCGCGCGCTCCGCGACCTTCACGGGCTTCGGTGCGATCGGCCTTTGGGGCCTGCTCGCGCTGTTCACGACCGCCTCGGGCAAGGTTCCGCCGTTCCAGCTCACTGCCATGACCTTCGCCATCGGCGGAGCGATCGGTCTTGCCCTGGTGGCAATGCGGCCGGGCGGGCTCGGGGCGCTGGCGCAGCCGCCGCTGGTCTGGCTGCATGGGGTTGCCGGCCTGTTCGGCTATCACGCGCTCTATTTCACCGCGCTGCGCTTTGCGCCCGCCGCCGAAGCCAATCTCCTCAACTATCTCTGGCCGCTGCTGATCGTCGTCTTCTCGGCGCTGCTGCCCGGCCATCGGTTGCGGCTGCATCATGTCGCCGGCGCGGCGCTCGGCCTTGCCGGCACGGCGCTCATCATTGCCGGGCGCGGCGGGCTCGGCAGCGGTTTTGCGGCAGGCCATCTCGTCGGCTATGCCGCGGCCATCGCCTGCGCGCTCGTCTGGGCCGCCTATTCGGTCAGCGCACGGCTCCTGCCGGGCGTGCCGACGGAAGCGGTCGCCGGTTTCTGCCTCGCCACCGCCGTTCTGGCCGGGCTTTGCCATCTCGCATTCGAGACCACGGTCTGGCCCGTCGATGCCGCGGAATGGCTCGCGGTCGCGGCGCTCGGTCTCGGCCCCGTCGGTGCTGCCTTCTATCTCTGGGACCGCGGCATGAAGCGCGGCGACATCCAGGTGCTCGGCGCGGCGAGCTATGCCGCCCCGGTCCTGTCGACGCTGGCGCTGGTCGCCTTCGGCTTCGCCGCCCCGACCGCCTCGCTCGCCGTCGCAGTCGCACTGATCGTGCTCGGCTCGCTGATCGCCTCGCGCGACATGTTCAGGCGCCGGCCGGCTTGA
- the infA gene encoding Translation initiation factor IF-1: MAKEDVLTFDGMVTEVMPDARFRVELDNGHMVIVYTAGKMKKNRIKTLVGDRVTVEMTPYDLDKGRLVFRHKGESAGAPRPPGAPARRPPPRRR; the protein is encoded by the coding sequence ATGGCGAAAGAAGACGTTCTCACCTTCGACGGCATGGTCACCGAGGTCATGCCGGATGCCCGGTTCAGGGTCGAGCTCGACAACGGTCACATGGTGATCGTCTATACCGCAGGCAAAATGAAGAAGAACCGGATCAAGACGCTGGTTGGCGACCGCGTGACGGTGGAAATGACCCCCTACGACCTGGACAAGGGCCGTCTGGTGTTCCGTCACAAGGGCGAGAGCGCAGGCGCGCCGCGTCCGCCGGGTGCACCGGCCCGTCGTCCGCCGCCGCGGCGCCGCTGA
- the aroB gene encoding 3-dehydroquinate synthase has product MTAIAGAEGPTQVPVALGDRSYDILIGSGLIAGAGAMLAERFPGRAVAIVTDETVGVLHAPALETSLAAAGLRHVRITVPAGEATKRFAMLERVVDEVLAARLERRDIVLALGGGVVGDLAGFAAAVIRRGMGFVQMPTSLLAQVDSSVGGKTGINSRHGKNLIGAFYQPGLVLADTDALDTLSTREFRAGYAEVAKYGLIDDPAFFAWLEANWRGVFQGGRDRIEAIATSCRAKAAVVARDETETGDRALLNLGHTFGHALEAATGYDGSRLVHGEAVAIGMAQAFRFSVRQGLCPAADAERMRAHLDAVGLPSELHHIPGDIGDVDRLMAAIRQDKKVTRGALTFILARGIGRSFIAPDVDPAAVSAFLSEELARG; this is encoded by the coding sequence ATGACCGCCATTGCCGGGGCCGAGGGCCCGACCCAGGTTCCGGTCGCGCTCGGCGACCGGTCCTACGACATCCTCATCGGCTCCGGGCTGATCGCCGGCGCCGGCGCCATGCTGGCCGAGCGCTTTCCCGGCCGGGCGGTCGCGATCGTCACCGACGAGACGGTCGGCGTCCTGCACGCTCCGGCGCTGGAAACGAGCCTCGCGGCTGCCGGGCTCCGCCATGTCAGGATCACCGTGCCGGCGGGCGAGGCCACCAAACGTTTCGCCATGCTCGAACGGGTGGTCGACGAGGTCCTCGCCGCGCGGCTCGAGCGGCGCGACATCGTGCTGGCGCTGGGCGGCGGCGTGGTCGGCGATCTCGCCGGCTTCGCCGCGGCCGTGATCCGTCGCGGCATGGGTTTCGTGCAGATGCCGACGAGCCTGCTGGCCCAGGTCGATTCCTCCGTCGGCGGCAAGACCGGCATCAACTCCCGTCACGGCAAGAACCTGATCGGCGCCTTCTATCAGCCGGGACTGGTGCTTGCCGATACCGACGCGCTCGATACGCTGTCGACCCGCGAATTCCGCGCCGGCTATGCCGAAGTCGCCAAATACGGCCTGATCGACGATCCCGCCTTCTTTGCCTGGCTCGAGGCCAACTGGCGCGGCGTGTTCCAGGGCGGCCGCGACCGGATCGAGGCCATCGCCACCTCCTGCCGTGCCAAGGCCGCGGTGGTCGCGCGCGACGAGACCGAAACCGGCGACCGGGCCCTGCTCAATCTCGGCCACACCTTCGGCCATGCCCTGGAGGCGGCGACGGGCTATGACGGCAGCCGCCTCGTCCACGGCGAGGCGGTGGCGATCGGCATGGCCCAGGCCTTCCGCTTCTCGGTCCGCCAGGGCCTCTGCCCGGCGGCGGATGCCGAGCGCATGCGCGCCCATCTCGACGCCGTTGGATTGCCGAGCGAACTCCATCATATTCCGGGCGATATCGGCGATGTCGACCGGCTGATGGCCGCGATCCGCCAGGACAAGAAGGTGACGCGCGGCGCGCTGACCTTCATCCTGGCCCGCGGCATCGGCCGGAGCTTCATCGCGCCCGATGTCGACCCCGCGGCCGTCAGCGCCTTCCTGAGCGAGGAACTCGCGCGCGGCTGA
- the mshD_2 gene encoding Mycothiol acetyltransferase: MSAPAMSDPAPTDLALVRDLEERLFNAWPALQTIHLDGWLVRMARGHTKRANAASPWFPSTLPADELIQAVKALYRKAGIEPMVRITPLAGAGIDAALAAAGWTLYDPTRVMTASLAGRVELKGAPAIALVLAEDPSVDWIEGAAGAYELADWQRDVLAEIVASIRVDAAFATLYLDRQPVGYGLGVAERGYVGLYDLAVTAAARGQGVGTRLVTGLMHWGRSKGAHTAYLQVREANERARALYGRLGFEEVYGYHCRRPPPPTT; the protein is encoded by the coding sequence ATGAGCGCCCCTGCCATGAGCGATCCGGCCCCGACCGACCTCGCCCTCGTCCGCGATCTCGAGGAACGGCTGTTCAACGCCTGGCCGGCCCTGCAGACCATCCATCTCGACGGCTGGCTGGTGCGCATGGCGCGCGGCCATACCAAGCGGGCCAATGCGGCAAGTCCCTGGTTTCCCTCGACGCTGCCGGCGGACGAACTGATCCAGGCGGTGAAGGCGCTCTACCGCAAGGCCGGCATCGAGCCGATGGTGCGCATCACCCCGCTTGCCGGCGCCGGCATCGATGCCGCGCTCGCCGCCGCCGGCTGGACGCTCTACGACCCGACGCGGGTGATGACGGCCTCGCTCGCCGGCCGGGTCGAGCTGAAGGGCGCTCCTGCCATTGCCCTCGTCCTGGCCGAGGATCCCTCGGTCGACTGGATCGAAGGGGCCGCCGGCGCCTATGAACTGGCCGACTGGCAGCGCGACGTGCTCGCCGAAATCGTTGCCTCGATCCGTGTCGACGCCGCTTTTGCGACGCTCTATCTGGACCGCCAGCCGGTCGGCTACGGCCTCGGGGTTGCCGAGCGCGGTTATGTCGGGCTCTACGATCTGGCCGTCACCGCCGCGGCGCGCGGCCAGGGCGTCGGCACCCGGCTCGTCACCGGCCTGATGCATTGGGGCCGCTCGAAGGGCGCCCATACAGCCTATCTGCAGGTGCGCGAGGCCAATGAACGGGCACGCGCGCTCTACGGTCGGCTGGGTTTCGAGGAGGTCTATGGCTACCACTGCCGGCGTCCGCCGCCGCCGACGACGTGA
- the hisC2_1 gene encoding Histidinol-phosphate aminotransferase 2: MSTAPTRPQPRPGILAIDAYVPGKSGAPGVAKVYKLSSNETPLGASPRAIEAYRQIADKLELYPEGSAAALREAIGRLYGLDPGRLICGSGSDEILSLITNTYIGPGDEGIFTEHGFLVYKIAILAAGGTPVVVKERDLTTDVDAILAAVTPRTKVVYLANPNNPTGTYLPFDEVKRLHAGLPKSVLLVLDAAYAEYVRRNDYAGGIELVASSDNVVMTRTFSKIYGLAGLRIGWLYGPDHVVDALNRIRGPFNVNAAAINAGVAAIEDQAFVQAAVEHNERWLPWLTAEIGKLGLAVTPSVGNFLLIHFPKTAGKTAADADAFLTSKGLVLRRVAAYGLPDALRLTVGSEEANRYLVATLAQFLAKAS, translated from the coding sequence ATGAGCACAGCCCCCACCCGTCCGCAGCCGCGCCCCGGCATCCTGGCGATCGATGCCTATGTCCCCGGCAAGTCGGGCGCGCCGGGCGTCGCCAAGGTCTACAAGCTCTCCTCCAACGAGACCCCGCTCGGCGCCAGCCCCAGGGCGATCGAGGCCTACCGGCAGATCGCCGACAAGCTCGAACTCTATCCGGAAGGGTCGGCGGCGGCGCTGCGCGAGGCGATCGGCAGGCTCTACGGCCTCGATCCCGGCCGGCTCATATGCGGCTCGGGCTCGGACGAGATCCTCTCGCTCATCACCAACACCTATATCGGCCCCGGTGATGAGGGCATTTTCACCGAGCACGGCTTCCTCGTCTACAAGATCGCCATCCTGGCTGCCGGCGGCACGCCGGTCGTGGTCAAGGAGCGTGACCTGACGACCGATGTCGATGCCATCCTGGCGGCCGTGACGCCGCGCACCAAGGTCGTCTACCTCGCCAATCCGAACAATCCGACCGGCACCTACCTCCCCTTCGACGAGGTCAAGCGGCTGCATGCCGGACTGCCGAAATCGGTGCTGCTGGTGCTGGACGCGGCCTATGCCGAATATGTCCGGCGCAACGACTATGCCGGCGGCATCGAGCTCGTCGCCTCCAGCGACAACGTCGTGATGACGCGCACGTTCTCGAAGATCTACGGGCTCGCCGGCCTGCGCATCGGCTGGCTCTATGGGCCGGACCATGTCGTCGATGCGCTGAACCGCATCCGCGGGCCATTCAACGTCAACGCCGCCGCCATCAATGCCGGCGTCGCCGCGATCGAGGACCAGGCCTTCGTTCAGGCGGCGGTCGAGCACAACGAGCGTTGGCTGCCCTGGCTCACCGCCGAGATCGGCAAGCTCGGGCTTGCCGTGACGCCCTCGGTCGGCAACTTCCTGCTGATCCACTTCCCGAAGACCGCGGGCAAGACCGCGGCCGATGCCGACGCCTTCCTGACCTCCAAGGGCCTGGTGCTGCGCCGGGTCGCGGCCTACGGCCTGCCGGATGCGCTGCGCCTGACCGTCGGCAGCGAGGAGGCCAACCGTTATCTGGTGGCGACCCTCGCCCAGTTCCTGGCCAAAGCCTCGTGA
- the corC_1 gene encoding Magnesium and cobalt efflux protein CorC, whose translation MDDVIINPWAALAIIVVSLMLSAFFSAGETAMSATSKARMLALETAGDSRARLINRMLDARERLIGAMLVGNNIVNIAVSAFTTSLMVGFFGAEGVIYATFIMSVLIIVFAEVLPKTVAIVRPERVSLAMARPVSVVVAVLGPVLLAIEAVVRGVLRPFGLKIDQNQNVLTGAEELRGTVDLMHKEGAFEKLDRDMVGGILDLKDLSVSDVMVHRTKMVTIDVGDTPDQVVRDVLAAPYTRIPLWRDTPENIIGVLHGKDLLRALAAAGGDVSKIDLTSLALPAWFVPDSTSLQDQLKAFLRRKTHFALVVDEYGEVMGLVTLEDIIEEIVGDIKDEHDVQMVGVRPQADGSVNVDGSVPIRDLNRAMDWRLPDEEATTIAGLVIHEARSIPEAGQTFTFHGFRFHVLRKQRNRITALKITPLERLV comes from the coding sequence ATGGACGACGTCATCATCAACCCCTGGGCGGCGCTGGCGATCATCGTGGTCAGCCTGATGCTGTCGGCCTTCTTCTCGGCTGGCGAGACGGCCATGTCGGCCACCTCGAAGGCGCGCATGCTGGCGCTGGAGACGGCCGGCGACAGCCGGGCGCGGCTGATCAACCGCATGCTGGACGCCCGCGAGCGGCTGATCGGCGCCATGCTGGTCGGCAACAACATCGTCAACATTGCCGTTTCCGCCTTCACCACCAGCCTGATGGTCGGCTTCTTCGGCGCCGAAGGCGTCATATACGCCACCTTCATCATGTCGGTGCTGATCATCGTCTTCGCCGAGGTGCTGCCGAAGACCGTCGCCATCGTGCGCCCGGAGCGCGTCTCGCTCGCCATGGCCCGGCCGGTCTCCGTGGTGGTCGCCGTGCTCGGCCCGGTCCTGCTCGCCATCGAAGCGGTAGTGCGCGGCGTGCTGCGCCCCTTCGGGCTGAAGATCGACCAGAACCAGAACGTGCTGACCGGAGCCGAGGAACTGCGCGGCACGGTCGACCTGATGCACAAGGAGGGCGCCTTCGAGAAGCTCGACCGCGACATGGTCGGCGGCATTCTCGACCTGAAGGACCTCTCCGTGTCCGACGTCATGGTCCACCGCACCAAGATGGTGACCATCGATGTCGGCGATACGCCCGACCAGGTGGTGCGCGACGTGCTGGCGGCGCCCTATACGCGCATTCCGCTGTGGCGTGACACGCCGGAGAACATCATCGGCGTGCTGCACGGCAAGGATCTCCTGCGCGCGCTGGCCGCGGCCGGCGGCGACGTCTCGAAGATCGACCTGACGAGCCTTGCCCTGCCGGCCTGGTTCGTGCCGGATTCGACCAGCCTGCAGGACCAGCTGAAGGCTTTCCTGCGGCGCAAGACCCATTTCGCGCTGGTCGTCGACGAATATGGCGAGGTGATGGGCCTCGTCACGCTCGAGGACATCATCGAAGAGATCGTCGGCGACATCAAGGACGAGCACGACGTGCAGATGGTCGGCGTCCGGCCGCAGGCCGACGGCTCGGTCAATGTCGACGGCAGCGTGCCGATCCGCGACCTCAACCGGGCCATGGACTGGCGCCTGCCCGACGAGGAAGCCACCACCATTGCCGGGCTGGTCATTCACGAGGCGCGGTCGATCCCCGAAGCCGGCCAGACCTTCACCTTCCACGGCTTCCGCTTCCATGTGCTGCGCAAGCAGCGCAACCGCATCACCGCCCTGAAGATCACCCCGCTGGAACGGCTCGTGTGA
- a CDS encoding transcriptional regulator BolA has translation MTVYQTIEAKLTEAFAPVSLVVIDESEHHHGHGGWREGGETHFRVKLVSAAFAGRSRVDRHRMVNQVLDAELKGRVHALAIEARAPDETR, from the coding sequence ATGACCGTATATCAGACCATCGAGGCCAAGCTCACGGAGGCCTTCGCGCCCGTCTCGCTCGTGGTGATCGACGAGAGCGAGCATCATCATGGCCATGGCGGCTGGCGCGAGGGCGGCGAGACACATTTCCGCGTGAAGCTGGTCTCGGCGGCCTTTGCCGGGCGCTCGCGCGTCGATCGGCACCGCATGGTCAACCAGGTGCTGGATGCCGAGCTGAAGGGCCGCGTCCATGCGCTGGCGATCGAGGCGCGCGCGCCCGACGAAACGCGCTGA
- the aroK_2 gene encoding Shikimate kinase — MGGTIADIDTTRLRAALGTRSIVLVGLMGAGKTSIGRRLAQRLGLPFIDADHEIEKAHVMSIPEIFEKHGEAYFRAGEVRVVARILRDGPQVLATGGGAFMNPETRANIRANGLSLWLKADLDVLMRRVRRRSDRPLLKQADPEAVLRRLMDERYPVYAEADLAILSREASHEEIVEEAVAVLAERLLGSRETEET, encoded by the coding sequence ATGGGCGGCACGATTGCCGATATCGACACGACACGCCTGCGCGCCGCGCTCGGGACGCGCTCCATCGTGCTCGTCGGCCTGATGGGCGCCGGCAAGACCTCCATCGGCCGGCGGCTTGCCCAGCGCCTCGGCCTGCCCTTCATCGATGCCGACCACGAGATCGAGAAGGCGCATGTCATGTCGATCCCGGAAATCTTCGAAAAGCACGGCGAAGCCTATTTCCGGGCCGGCGAAGTCCGGGTCGTCGCCCGCATCCTGCGCGACGGTCCGCAGGTGCTCGCGACCGGTGGCGGCGCCTTCATGAATCCGGAAACCCGCGCCAATATCCGTGCGAACGGCCTGTCGCTCTGGCTGAAGGCCGATCTCGACGTGCTGATGCGCCGGGTGCGCCGGCGCAGCGACCGCCCTCTCCTCAAGCAGGCCGACCCCGAGGCCGTGCTGCGCCGCCTGATGGACGAGCGCTATCCCGTCTATGCCGAGGCCGATCTCGCCATCCTCTCGCGCGAGGCCTCGCACGAGGAGATCGTCGAGGAAGCCGTTGCCGTGCTGGCCGAACGGCTCCTCGGCTCCCGAGAGACTGAAGAGACATGA
- the cspA_2 gene encoding Cold shock protein CspA, with protein sequence MATGTVKWFNTQKGYGFIQPDAGGPDVFVHISAVERAGLYGLNEGQKVSFEVVADRRTGKSAADQLQVSA encoded by the coding sequence ATGGCTACCGGAACCGTGAAGTGGTTCAACACGCAGAAGGGCTACGGCTTCATCCAGCCCGATGCAGGCGGACCCGACGTGTTCGTTCATATCAGTGCTGTCGAGCGTGCGGGCCTCTATGGCCTGAACGAAGGGCAGAAGGTCTCTTTCGAGGTCGTTGCCGATCGTCGCACCGGCAAGTCGGCGGCGGACCAGCTCCAGGTTTCCGCCTGA
- a CDS encoding cyclohexadienyl dehydrogenase, which yields MSDAPLFGKVALIGIGLIGSSIARGLKAVRVAGAVALADRSDEVVARARALDLADVVTTDLAAAVADADLVIVCVPVGACGAVAEAIAPHLKRGAIVSDVGSVKGSVVAQMAPFMPGHVHFVPAHPVAGTEHSGPDAGFAELFHERWCIITPPAGADPEAVARLTRFWQALGSKTEVMAPDHHDLVLAITSHVPHLIAYNIVGTASDLEQVTESEVIKFSAGGFRDFTRIAASDPTMWRDVFLHNKDAVLEVLGRFTEDLIALQRNIRWGQGDQLFDLFTRTRAIRRSIIDQHQDTADPDFGRARK from the coding sequence GTGAGCGACGCGCCCCTCTTCGGCAAGGTCGCGCTGATCGGCATCGGGCTGATCGGCTCGTCGATCGCGCGCGGCCTGAAGGCCGTCCGGGTCGCCGGCGCGGTCGCGCTCGCCGACCGGTCCGACGAGGTGGTCGCCCGCGCCCGCGCGCTCGATCTCGCCGACGTCGTGACGACCGATCTTGCGGCCGCCGTCGCCGATGCCGACCTCGTCATCGTCTGCGTGCCGGTCGGCGCCTGTGGCGCGGTGGCCGAGGCCATCGCCCCGCATCTGAAGCGCGGCGCCATCGTCTCCGATGTCGGCTCGGTGAAGGGCTCGGTCGTCGCCCAGATGGCACCGTTCATGCCAGGCCATGTCCATTTCGTGCCGGCCCACCCCGTCGCCGGCACCGAACATTCCGGTCCGGATGCCGGCTTCGCCGAACTGTTCCACGAGCGCTGGTGCATCATCACCCCGCCGGCCGGCGCCGACCCCGAGGCCGTGGCGCGGCTCACCCGCTTCTGGCAGGCGCTCGGTTCGAAGACCGAGGTGATGGCACCCGACCACCACGACCTGGTCCTGGCGATCACCAGCCATGTGCCGCATCTCATCGCCTACAACATCGTCGGCACCGCCTCCGATCTCGAACAGGTCACCGAGAGCGAGGTGATCAAGTTCTCCGCCGGCGGCTTCCGCGACTTCACCCGCATCGCCGCCTCCGACCCGACCATGTGGCGCGACGTGTTCCTGCACAACAAGGACGCGGTGCTGGAAGTGCTCGGCCGGTTCACCGAGGACCTCATCGCGCTCCAGCGCAACATCCGCTGGGGCCAGGGCGACCAGCTCTTCGACCTCTTCACGCGCACCCGCGCGATCCGCCGCTCGATCATCGACCAGCACCAGGACACGGCTGACCCGGATTTCGGCCGGGCGCGCAAGTGA